The Candidatus Binatia bacterium region GCTTCGGGAATGGCGCCCATCATCCCAACGAAGACGATCCTCTGCGCGAGTTGCGCGAGGTCGTCGACAAGTTCCGCAAGAAGTTCGGCGGAGGCGGTAGCGGAGGTGGGGGGCGAAACCTCTCGCCGTGGCCGATCCTCGCCGTGGCGGCCGTTCTCTACATGGCGAGCGGGATCTTCATCATCGGTCCCGACGAGCGTGGAATCGTGCTGCGCTTCGGCGAGGCCGTCCGTGAGGTCGGCCCGGGGCCGGGCTGGCATCTCCCCTGGCCGATGGAAGAGGTGCTGAAGCCGTCCGTCACGCAGATCCGGAAGGAAGAGTTCGGATTCCGGACCGTCGACGTCGGTCCGCCCGCACGGTACCGGCAGGTCGAGCCGGAGTCGTTGATGCTCACCGGCGACGGCAACATCATCAAGCTCGAGTTCATCGTGCAGTACCGAGTGAAGCCGGAGCCCGATGCCGCGACGGATTTCCTGTTCAACGTTCGTGATCCGCGCGCGACACTCCGCGTAGCTTCGGAAGCGGCGATGCGTCAGGTGGTCGGCAGCAACAAGATCGACGACGCGCTCACCGATGAGCGTCAGCGCATCCAGACCGAAGCCCAGGAAGCGATGCAGTTGATCTTGGACAGCTACAAGAGCGGCATTCAGATCGTGACGGTGCAGCTGCAGGACGTCGCACCGCCGGACGAGGTCTCCGACGCCTTCAAGGACGTCATCAGCGCCGAGCAGGACAAGGAGCGGATGATCAACGAGGCGCGCGGCTACTCCAATGACGTCTTGCCGAAGGCGCGCGGTCAGGCGGCTCGCTTGATCAACCAGGCGGACGGTTATCGGCAGGCGAAGATCGAACGAGCCACCGGTGAGTCGGAGCGCTTCAACGCGTTGTTCGAGGAATACTCGAAGGCGAGGACCATCACGCGCACGCGGCTCTACCTGGAGGCGATGGAAGAAATCCTCCCGAACGTCGACAAGGTTCTCATCGACGGATCGGCCGGCAATGTCGTGCCGTACCTGCCGCTCGATCGACTGCCCAAGGCCGCGGCCGCGGCACCGACGGGAGACCAGTGATGGATCGCAGGTGGATAGGAATCTTTGCCGTACTTGGCTCCGTGATCGGCGTGTGGAGTCTCGCGACGTTCACGGTGCCGCAGTGGGAGCAGGCGGTCGTGTTGCAGTTGGGCGAGCCGGTCCGCACGGTGCGAGACCCGGGGCTCTACTTCAAGCTCCCGTTCATCCAGAGCGTCATCTACTTCGACAAACGTCTCCTCGATTACGATGCGGCGCCCAAGGAACTGCTCACGCGAGACAAGCAGCAGCTCGTCGTCGACAACTACACGCGTTGGCGGATCGTCGATCCGCTCCAGTTCTATCGCGCGGTTCGCAATGAGGCCGGCGCACAGTCCCGTCTCGACGACATCGTCTACTCGAACCTACGTGAGAACTTCGGCCGTCAGACGTTGAACGAGATCGTCAGTGCGAAGCGGGCTGCGCTGATGTCGGAGATCACCTCCAAGAGCGACCTGAGTTCGCGCGACTACGGAATCGAAGTGATCGATGTCCGGATCAAGCGCGCCGATCTCCCCGAGAAGAACGAGCTGAACGTCTTCAGCCGGATGCGCACGGAACGTGAGCGGCTGGCGAAGAAGTTCCGTGCGGAAGGTGATGAGGAGTCGCGCAAGATTCGCTCGCAATCGGACAAGCAGGTCCAGGTGCTCACCGCCGAAGCGCAGAAAGAGGCTGACATCCTGCGTGGTCAGGGAGATGCCGAGGCCGTTCGGATCTTCGCGGAGGCGTTCGGCCGGGATGAAGAGTTCTACGAGTTCACCCGGACGCTCGAGGCGTATCGCCGCACTCTGCCGGGCACCACCACGGTCGTGCTCTCGCCCGACAGCGAGTTCTTCAAACTGCTGAACCAGGGGTCGCAGCCGGAGTCGCCACCGCAGTGAACAGGCTCGCGCTCGGGGTCGTCGTGGCGGTAGGGGTTCTGCTCTACGTCCGATCCCCGATCGACCTCATCCCCGATCGGGCTGGGGCCGTGGGGCTCCTCGACGATCTGCTCGCGATGGGGGTCGCCGTGTGGTGGTTCTGGAAACGCCTGCCGACGATTCAGAGCGGCGGGGGCGGGGGGTCGTCCTCTTCTGCACGGAGTGACGGCGGCGGGACGACGGCGGGGCGGTTCGATCCGCACGAAGTGCTCGGCATCTCGCGCAGCGCCTCGCAAGGCGAGATCCGCCAAGCGTACCACGACCAGCTTCGCCAGTATCACCCCGACAAGGTCGACGATCTCGGTGAAGAGCTGCAGAAGCTCGCGCATGGCCGCACGCTCGACATCCGTCGGGCCTACGATGAGCTGAAGCGAGGATAGACCGCTCGCGCCTGACGAGGCATCTCGGGAGGTCTGGACGCGGCGGCCACCGATGCGGTCGGAGAGCTCGCGCACCCGTTCCAGCGCGCTCAGCGGATACGCGACGGATTCGTTCCCAACGGTGAGGCCGAACACGAGCGTCTTGTCGGGAAGGCGGGCGTCGTGTCGCTTCAGCGCGAACATCAGGCCCGTCGATGCGTGGCAGTCGGCGTAGGGGTCGCGTTCGTAGTTTCGGCGATGGCCCGTCTGATCGGAGACACCGAAGGTGAGTAGATTGCCCTCGACCCGGCGATCGAAGGCGACGGCGCTCGCCGTGAGCGGACACCATGTGATGGCGATGTCCTGTTCGCCGACCGAGTCATTCACGACCTCGGGCCGGTTGAGGACCCGCAGGGGATAGGCCCGGGTCAGATCGCCGCTCCTGAGGCCGACGAGCAGGTCGTCCTTCTGCAGGGACCCGGCCTCACCGGCCGCGACGGGCTTCGGTTGGAGCAGGGCCGGGAATGCCGTCCTTGGGTGGTCCGCGGCTTTGGATCTCCTCGCGCGGGACGGTGCTGTTCTCGAGCGCGAATCCCGTGACGAGGGGCAGCAGGAGGCACCCCAGCACCGCGGCGCGGACTCAATTCGGCGGGGAGCGGCTCATCTCAGGGGAGAAGTACGTGAATCGGGGACCGAAGGTTACGGTTACGGTTGCGGCCCCGGGCCTCACCGGGTTAGGCGAAGCACGGGGATGGCGAGCGGGGATTGGCAGGATCGGATCGGGATCGTCGTGCCCTCTTCGTCGACGGACGGGGGGGCCGCGGACGAGGCCGCGCTGCGCGCGACGTTGCAGAGCCTGCGGGATCAGACGCACTCCGAAATGGATGTCGTGGTGGTGCAGCCCACCGCGCTCCCCCTGCCGGTCGAGGACGAGCGCGTCCGCTCGTTGACGTGCGCCGCGTCGGGAACCGCCGAACGTCTCTCGGTCGGTGCGCGGGCCCTCCGGACGAAGTGGATCCGCTTCCTTCCGGCCGGCGATCGCCTCGCACCGGGGTGTCTCGCGGCGGAGTTTGAGGCGGTGGCCGACTCCGACGTTGCGGCCGTGTTCTCCGCCGTCGAGCACGTCGATGAGGCGGGGGCCGTGTCGACCGAGGCGCGTCCGGACGACGCACCACTCTCGCCGGGGCGGCACGCAGCGGGCTCGCTTCTTCCGGATCTCGTCGGCCGCCATCCCTGGCCGCTTGGGAGTGCACTCCTCGATCGCGAGGTGTTCCTCGAACTCGGCGGTTTCGATTCGTCGTTCGTCGCCCGCCCGGAATACGAGCTGTGGCTCCGCCTGGTGCAGGGTCAATCCGTCTTAGTGCTCCCGGCGCCGGGCCTTCGACGCCTGCAGGCCTCCGCCCGTGCGATCGACGCCTCGGTCGACGGTGCCGAGCACGCGCGGGCGCTTCTGCGGACGCTCCGCGGTGATCCGCTCGAAGCCGCCGTGACCGCACTCGGCGGGGCAGAGCGCGACTCGCCCGCGCAGGGGATCGCGCGCGCGGAACTCGCTCGCCGCCTGCTGCAAACGGAGCGGGCGGAGCTTCGCCCTCTGGCGGGCCGGCTCGTGGGTGAGGCGCGGGCGGCCGGAGCGTACTTCCCGGGCGACGCGCCGTTCGAGGTTCTCGGTCTTCACATGCCGGAGCTGGTTCGAGCGGAGGGCTGGTTCGCACCACCGCCGGCCCCTCCTGCGGTGGACGAGGAACTCCACAGCCCGCCGCCGGGAGCATTTCCCGCGCCGATCTGCGTCGCGCTCGGCACCGCAAGCGATCTCGGTATGGAGCTCGCAAAGGCTGGAGCGGCGGCTGCAGAGGCGCTGGAGCAGCGGGGCGTGCGGTTGATCCTGTTGCACGCCCGGGGCCCGCGGGGCGATGCGCCACCTGCCGCGGATCTTCCCGTCGAAATCCTGCGACACGACGGCTCGAACGCCGAACTGGAAGCGGCCCTGGCTCGGAATCAGGTCGCGCTCCTCATCGCGGATCCGTCTCATCCGGCGGTCGATGTGGCGGTCGCCCTCGGTGTGCCGACGTGGTCGGGTTGGCCCGAGGGGGATGACTCGGAACGTCAGGTGGCGGAGGACGTCATTCGCGCCGCCGCTTCCCATGCCGCGGAGCTTCGGCGCGACGCGTTCTCGAAGCACCGAGCCGTCGCTCGGTCGGCGGACACTGGTGTCGCCGAAGACGCGGCCCTCCGCACTCTCGTCGGTGCCCTCGGGGACGCGGGGGCCGCGGTGCGATCCCAGGTCGACAGCGAGAGCCTCGTCGAGCGTCTCTCCGACGCGCGCCGCGCGGCGGACTCGGCAGGGCGACGCGCGCGCGATGGCGGGGCCCTCGCGGAGAGGGCTCTCGATAAGCTCCGGATCGGGCGGCGACTTCGCTCGACGCTGCAGAGAAACGGCGCATCGTCTTCGGAGACGGTCGCGCCTGTCGTTTCGCTCGATGATGCGGGGGCGCAGCGCTTCCTTGGGTCGGTGACTTCGGAAGCCGAGGCCCGCCTCTGGGTCCTCTACACGACGGACCCGTATTCGGAGACGCAGGGCCAGCGCTCCACCTGGCTCGCACGGGAGATCCTCGCGCGCGGAGACTTCGTGGTCTTCTTCTACTGGCGTTGGGAGCTTTCGGAGGCCATCGCGGCGGCGCCCCACGACCGGCTGCTTCCGGTTCCCATCGATCAGTTCTTCCGCTTGCAGCGTCCGCTGATGGATCTCGCTGCGCCCGGGCTCGAGAAGATCTTCTTGATGGAATTCCCCGACGCCTATCTCTTCGAACAGATCGATCTCGCAAACGCTCACGGCTTCACGACGGTCTATGACTGCGTCGACGATTGGGAAGAGTTCGCCCGGGTCGGTCAGGCGCACTGGTACGACCCGGGAGTCGAGCGTCATCTGGCACAGAACGCGGACCTCGTCGTCGCCACGCACCCGGTCCTCGCAGCGCGGCTGGAAGCCATGGGTCGTCGCGGAAACTCCGTTCCCGTGTTGCCCAACGGTGTCGCGGTCGAGTCGTTCGCGGGTGCGGAGCCCCGGTCCCGAACCGGTGAGCCGGTGATCGGCTACTTCGGCCATCTGACGCCCGCGTGGTTCGATTGGGATCTGGTCCGGGACACCGCGCGCGCCCATCCGGAGTGGCGTTTCGAGATCATCGGGCACGGCGCACCCGACGACCTCGACCTGCCTGCGAACGTGGACGTTCCGGGACCCGTGCCGCACGAGGCACTCGAGGAGAGAACGCGCTCCTGGCACGTCGGGATCGTGCCGTTTCTTCCCGGACCGCTCACGCAGGCGGTGGACCCGATCAAGCTCTACGAATACCTGGCGCTCGGGCTGCCGTCGGTCGTGGTCGACATGCCGCATCTCGCCGGTGTGCCGTCCGTCGAAGTCTGCAATCGCGCGGATTTCGCCCCGGCTCTCTCGCGGGCGCTTTCCTCGAAGCCCGATGTGGATGCTGTCGCCGCTTTCGTCGAGGTGAGTCGATGGAGCGAGCGCGTGAACGCGCTGTGCGACGCGCTCGCGAGTGCGGACTCGTCGGATCTCTTGAAGGCGCTCTGAGCAACGGTTCCGTGAAGATCCTCTTCGTCTACCAGATCTGCTCCTTCGGGGGGGTGGAGACCGTGTTGCGCAACCGAGCCGTCGGGCTTCGCCGGCTCGGTCATGAGCCGCGGATCGTTCTCTTGGAAGATCTCGGCGGGCAGGCAGTTTTTGCCGGTCTCGAAGACGTCGAGATCGCACCGGGCGAAGCGCGTCTGCGCGACCTGCTCGAAGACGAGGCCCTCGACGTCGTCGCGACGATCGACACGCCGAGCGTGGCTCCGCTGATCGCACGGAGTCGCTTTCGCGGGCGCACCGTTGCGGAAGTGCACTCCAACAATTTCGCGAACATGGGTTACCTCGGAGAGGTCGCGTCGAGCGGGGCCGACCTGCTGTTGTTCCCGTCCGCCTACGAGGCTGAGCTCGTTCGTCGTGAGTATCCGGCCGTTGCGGCGGCCGCGCTTCCGAGCGTCGTCGTGCCGAATCCGGTGGATACGAAGCTGTTCCGATTCACGCTGCCGGATCGGCCGGCCCTCGCGCCGATGATCGGGTGGGTCGGACGATTGGAAGACCAGAAGAACTGGCGTCACTTCCTCGAGGTGGCGGGCGCTGTCGCCCGGCGTCGTCCGCAGACCGAATTCGTCGTTGTGGGTGGTCTGGCGGCGCCGGAGGTGGTGAAGAGGGAGTTCCGCGAGCGCGTCGCCTCGCTCGACCTGATGGGGCGGCTCCGTTGGATCCCCTCTCTTGCCTACGGCCGGATGCCGGCCCTCTACTCGGCTCTGGCCGCGAGCGGCGGCGCTCTCGTGCCGACGTCGAGCTTCGAGCCCTTCGGCATGACCGTCCTCGAGGCGCAGGCGTGTCGCTGCCCGGTCGTCGCTTCGCGTACGGGTGGTCTGGCGGAACTCGTCGTCGAGGGGGCCACGGGCCTCGGCTTCGAGGTCGATGATACGGATGGCGCGTCGCGCCAAGTGCTGCGGGTGTTGGACGATGCGGGGCTCCGGGCCGCCGTGATCAACGGCGCGAGCGACGCGATCAATGCGCGTTTCGCGGCCGAGCCGGTTGCACGGGCGTACGTCGAGGCCGTGTCAGCCGGCAGTGGTGCCCAGGAGGGCGAGGACGCGTGAGGTCTCGCCGCGCGGGACCCGCGTAGCCTCCGTCGCTCCCTCGCCGACGACGATCTCGGCCTGGCCGAGGAGGTCCTGTCGGGCCTCGTACGAGGCTTCCGGCTCGTCCACGTAGACGACACGTGCACGTCTGAAGTAGGCGAGGTCGAACGTGCGGGACGCGCTCGGGAGAACGATCGCGCCGGGAAGCTCATCGAACGCTTCGAGCGGGAGTGTGCTCACGAGCCGACTGCCTGTGGACTGAATCCCGCGCTCCTCCTCGTTCGTCCCGGGAAGGCGTACGTCGAGGACCGGATGACCTTGCGCGCCGAGCCCTTCGGCGATCGCGGCGGCCTCGGGGTCCACCCCGTCGGTCCCGGAAAGAAGAACGACCGGTGTCCGGCCGTCGTACGGCTCGAGATGCCGTGCGAGCTCTTCGCGGTGGGCGAGGACGCGCGTGCGGGTTCCGAGGCCGGGTGGGCGCCACGCCGCGCCCCACTTCTCTTCAAACTTGGCCCGGTTCTCCTCCCAGAGCGCGTTCTTGCGTGAGAGCTTGTCGAAGCTGGCTTGGCCGGCGTGGTGGACAAAGACCTCTTCCGCGCACGCGAGCCGGAACCCGGCCCGTCGCACGCGGTGCGCGTAGTCGTCATCTTCGAACATGCCGATTCCGAAGCGTTCGTCGAGAGCTCCGACCTGCTCGACGACGGCTCGCGGGGCCGCCACGCAGTACATCGCCAACATCCCGATCGGATAGACGCGGCCCGTATGCTCGCGCGCCCACTGTGCGGCGAACGTGTCCACCTGATCGGCCCTCACGGTCACGCCATCGACGCGCGCCTCATTCCACACTCCGTCGGTGACGGGCCCGATGAGACCGATCGTGGGGTCGTCTTCGAGGACGCGGATCAGGCCGGACAGCCAGCCTCGCGGCACGGCGGTGTCGTTGTTCAGGAGCACGACCCAGCGGCCGGACGAGATCTCGATCGCCTGGTTGTTGGCGGCCGCGAAACCGCGGTTGTCGTCGTTCAGCTCGATGCGTACGCGAGAGTCACGCTCGGCGAGTGCGCAGAGGTAGGCAGGGGTCTCGTCGCTCGACGCGTTGTCGACCACGATGACTTCGACGTTCGGCCAGGAACGGTCGGCGAGAACCGAATCGAGACACGCACGCGTGAGGGGTAGATTGTTCCACGTCACGATGCAGATGCTCACCGGCGCGAAAGTGGCTTCGAGAGCGGCCTCGAGAACTGCAGCGCGATTCGCCCAGGTGTTCTCTTCGGCGAACGCCGCGCGTTTCTGGCGCTGCTGCGGCCCGTCGGCGGCGAGCTGCGCTTCGATCGCATCGGTGAACTGCTCGGGCGTGTCGACGAGGGCGACGCGCTCAGCGTGCGCTTCGAGTTCGAGGAGTCGGCTCGCGACGACCGGTTTCCTCGCAGCTTGGTACTCGTACAGCTTCACCGGGTCGGTGGCTTCGATGAGCGGAGTCAGCTGGAACGGGATGCAGGCCACGTCGAACGCGGAGAGGAGGGGCGGAAGGTCGACGTACGGCTGCTCGCCGAGGAAGTGCACGTTAGCGGCCCGCTGGAGATCCTCGTGCGGGCCCGCGCCCCAGGTCGAGCCCACCAACACGAAATTCCATTCGGGGTGGGCCCCGATGGCGTGCCGCAGGAGATCGAAGTCGAACCACTCGGAGATCGCGCCGATGTACCCGACGATGGGCTTCGGAATTCCGTCGAGGGCAGCAGGCTTCGGGAGACTTTGCGCGGCGCGGGCAAAGTGGTCGTAGTCGCACGCGTTCGGGATCGACACGACACGACGTGCCTTGGACTCGGCTCGTGCCCGCAAGCGGCGGGAGGTGGTGACGACCAGAGCGCCCTTGCGCATCAGCCAATCCTCGCCGGCGAGCATCTGGTCGTCGTTCGTCGAGAATGCGGCGTGGTCGTCCATGCAGTCGTAGACGATGGTCCAGCCGAGCTCGTCCTGTGCGCGGCGCGCGAGGGGTGCCCAGAAGGGGAGCTGCACGATCGCGATCACGGAAGCGAGCCCCGCGTCCCGTTGGAGCGCCCGGAGCTGTAGCATCAGTTCGTCGAGATCGGGGTCGCGCAGGCTGTCGCGGAACGGGTCTCGGGGTGCCTCACCGCGGAGTCCGACGTCGAAGACGTTCGCTGCGAGCTCGCCCCGAACGTGTCCGCCGATTCCGTCCTTGATCGAGTCGGGATCGACCCAGAAGACCCGGTGGCCCTGTCGGCCGAGCTCGCGCATGAGCTGCTGCGGACGTTGGAACCGGAAGGACCACGCGATGATCGGGAAGCAGACGACATCGAAGGTCTTGGGTGCCGCCGGCAGTGGTGTTGCGGCTGTGGGCGCCTCGGCTCGCACGGGCAGAGGCGGCCGACCGATCATCCGGCGCCAGACGTCGCGCAGGCCTCGTGGGAGAAGTGGGCCGATCGCGTCCTCGGCCGTCTTGTACAGACGGCGGATGCCAGCGGGGGCTGGGGGCGTCGTTTGCGCCTCGGACGGCTCCGGCTTCATCTCGCTCGTGTCGTGCTGCAGGACAAGGGAGACTTACCCAGCCACCGCCCGATTTGAAAGCGAACACCGCGGTGGATAGGAGTCGCGGGGAATGGAGATGGGAAACGCACCACGCGTGAGTGTCCTTCTGCCGATCGGGGCGGAGTTCGGGCGCTCTTCCTCGGCTGCGGCGAGCGTCCTGGGGCAGACGGGTGTCGACCTCGAATTGCTGGTCCTCCATGACGGATCCGCGCCGGACGAAGCGGCCAGCCTGGCGGCGCAGGCCCCGGACCGGGTCCGCGTGCTCGCCCATCCGCCTCAGGGTGTCGCGCGGGCGCTAGCGCTCGGGGCTGCCGTGGGGCGGGGAGAGTGGCTGGTCGGCCTCGGCTGCCATGAGGTCTGGTTGCCGGAGACGATGGCCGGGCAGCTCGCGATCGCCTCGGCCGACCCGGCGCTCGTCGGTGTCCTGAGTCTGGCGGCGGGGGGCGCTGTGTCCGGTCGGCCCGCCGATCTACCGGGGGTGCTCTTCGCCGACGTCGTGCCGCCGGGCGGCGGGGCCCTTCTTCGGACAACGGCCGTTCGGGCGGCGGGTGGATTCGATCCGAGCCTGCGCTT contains the following coding sequences:
- the hflK gene encoding FtsH protease activity modulator HflK, with translation MSDGFGNGAHHPNEDDPLRELREVVDKFRKKFGGGGSGGGGRNLSPWPILAVAAVLYMASGIFIIGPDERGIVLRFGEAVREVGPGPGWHLPWPMEEVLKPSVTQIRKEEFGFRTVDVGPPARYRQVEPESLMLTGDGNIIKLEFIVQYRVKPEPDAATDFLFNVRDPRATLRVASEAAMRQVVGSNKIDDALTDERQRIQTEAQEAMQLILDSYKSGIQIVTVQLQDVAPPDEVSDAFKDVISAEQDKERMINEARGYSNDVLPKARGQAARLINQADGYRQAKIERATGESERFNALFEEYSKARTITRTRLYLEAMEEILPNVDKVLIDGSAGNVVPYLPLDRLPKAAAAAPTGDQ
- the hflC gene encoding protease modulator HflC, giving the protein MDRRWIGIFAVLGSVIGVWSLATFTVPQWEQAVVLQLGEPVRTVRDPGLYFKLPFIQSVIYFDKRLLDYDAAPKELLTRDKQQLVVDNYTRWRIVDPLQFYRAVRNEAGAQSRLDDIVYSNLRENFGRQTLNEIVSAKRAALMSEITSKSDLSSRDYGIEVIDVRIKRADLPEKNELNVFSRMRTERERLAKKFRAEGDEESRKIRSQSDKQVQVLTAEAQKEADILRGQGDAEAVRIFAEAFGRDEEFYEFTRTLEAYRRTLPGTTTVVLSPDSEFFKLLNQGSQPESPPQ
- a CDS encoding DnaJ domain-containing protein; translated protein: MNRLALGVVVAVGVLLYVRSPIDLIPDRAGAVGLLDDLLAMGVAVWWFWKRLPTIQSGGGGGSSSSARSDGGGTTAGRFDPHEVLGISRSASQGEIRQAYHDQLRQYHPDKVDDLGEELQKLAHGRTLDIRRAYDELKRG
- a CDS encoding glycosyltransferase, yielding MASGDWQDRIGIVVPSSSTDGGAADEAALRATLQSLRDQTHSEMDVVVVQPTALPLPVEDERVRSLTCAASGTAERLSVGARALRTKWIRFLPAGDRLAPGCLAAEFEAVADSDVAAVFSAVEHVDEAGAVSTEARPDDAPLSPGRHAAGSLLPDLVGRHPWPLGSALLDREVFLELGGFDSSFVARPEYELWLRLVQGQSVLVLPAPGLRRLQASARAIDASVDGAEHARALLRTLRGDPLEAAVTALGGAERDSPAQGIARAELARRLLQTERAELRPLAGRLVGEARAAGAYFPGDAPFEVLGLHMPELVRAEGWFAPPPAPPAVDEELHSPPPGAFPAPICVALGTASDLGMELAKAGAAAAEALEQRGVRLILLHARGPRGDAPPAADLPVEILRHDGSNAELEAALARNQVALLIADPSHPAVDVAVALGVPTWSGWPEGDDSERQVAEDVIRAAASHAAELRRDAFSKHRAVARSADTGVAEDAALRTLVGALGDAGAAVRSQVDSESLVERLSDARRAADSAGRRARDGGALAERALDKLRIGRRLRSTLQRNGASSSETVAPVVSLDDAGAQRFLGSVTSEAEARLWVLYTTDPYSETQGQRSTWLAREILARGDFVVFFYWRWELSEAIAAAPHDRLLPVPIDQFFRLQRPLMDLAAPGLEKIFLMEFPDAYLFEQIDLANAHGFTTVYDCVDDWEEFARVGQAHWYDPGVERHLAQNADLVVATHPVLAARLEAMGRRGNSVPVLPNGVAVESFAGAEPRSRTGEPVIGYFGHLTPAWFDWDLVRDTARAHPEWRFEIIGHGAPDDLDLPANVDVPGPVPHEALEERTRSWHVGIVPFLPGPLTQAVDPIKLYEYLALGLPSVVVDMPHLAGVPSVEVCNRADFAPALSRALSSKPDVDAVAAFVEVSRWSERVNALCDALASADSSDLLKAL
- a CDS encoding glycosyltransferase family 4 protein yields the protein MKILFVYQICSFGGVETVLRNRAVGLRRLGHEPRIVLLEDLGGQAVFAGLEDVEIAPGEARLRDLLEDEALDVVATIDTPSVAPLIARSRFRGRTVAEVHSNNFANMGYLGEVASSGADLLLFPSAYEAELVRREYPAVAAAALPSVVVPNPVDTKLFRFTLPDRPALAPMIGWVGRLEDQKNWRHFLEVAGAVARRRPQTEFVVVGGLAAPEVVKREFRERVASLDLMGRLRWIPSLAYGRMPALYSALAASGGALVPTSSFEPFGMTVLEAQACRCPVVASRTGGLAELVVEGATGLGFEVDDTDGASRQVLRVLDDAGLRAAVINGASDAINARFAAEPVARAYVEAVSAGSGAQEGEDA
- a CDS encoding glycosyltransferase is translated as MKPEPSEAQTTPPAPAGIRRLYKTAEDAIGPLLPRGLRDVWRRMIGRPPLPVRAEAPTAATPLPAAPKTFDVVCFPIIAWSFRFQRPQQLMRELGRQGHRVFWVDPDSIKDGIGGHVRGELAANVFDVGLRGEAPRDPFRDSLRDPDLDELMLQLRALQRDAGLASVIAIVQLPFWAPLARRAQDELGWTIVYDCMDDHAAFSTNDDQMLAGEDWLMRKGALVVTTSRRLRARAESKARRVVSIPNACDYDHFARAAQSLPKPAALDGIPKPIVGYIGAISEWFDFDLLRHAIGAHPEWNFVLVGSTWGAGPHEDLQRAANVHFLGEQPYVDLPPLLSAFDVACIPFQLTPLIEATDPVKLYEYQAARKPVVASRLLELEAHAERVALVDTPEQFTDAIEAQLAADGPQQRQKRAAFAEENTWANRAAVLEAALEATFAPVSICIVTWNNLPLTRACLDSVLADRSWPNVEVIVVDNASSDETPAYLCALAERDSRVRIELNDDNRGFAAANNQAIEISSGRWVVLLNNDTAVPRGWLSGLIRVLEDDPTIGLIGPVTDGVWNEARVDGVTVRADQVDTFAAQWAREHTGRVYPIGMLAMYCVAAPRAVVEQVGALDERFGIGMFEDDDYAHRVRRAGFRLACAEEVFVHHAGQASFDKLSRKNALWEENRAKFEEKWGAAWRPPGLGTRTRVLAHREELARHLEPYDGRTPVVLLSGTDGVDPEAAAIAEGLGAQGHPVLDVRLPGTNEEERGIQSTGSRLVSTLPLEAFDELPGAIVLPSASRTFDLAYFRRARVVYVDEPEASYEARQDLLGQAEIVVGEGATEATRVPRGETSRVLALLGTTAG